Part of the bacterium genome, ACTCCTTGAGAAGCATCCACCAGAAGGATAACCCCTTCGGTAGCCGCCAGACTGCGGGATACTTCGTAGGTAAAATCTACATGACCCGGCGTATCTATCAAATTAAGGGTATATGTCTCTCCATCCCTGGCCTGATAAGTGAGCCTTATCGGATGGGCCTTAATGGTGACACCGTGTTCCCGCTCCAGGTCCATATCATCCAAAACCTGCTCCCGCATCATTCTCTTGTCCAGGGTTTTGGTGTGTTCCAGGAGACGGTCGGCCAGGGTTGATTTCCCATGGTCAATATGGGCGATAATAGAAAAATTTCTGATCCTGTCTAAATACATTAGGATTACCCCGCCACCTTGCTCGATGCTCGATGCTCGTACTCATTATATTCATAAGCCGCAGTTCTGTCAACAAAAAAGGCTAAACCGACCGTCTGTGGGTCGGTTTAGCCCTCGGGAAAGGTAAAACAATAAGATTATTAAGAATCGATTATATAGTATTAAATATGTATTAAGCTGGTTGTTCCTATTTATTATATCGACATCTATTAAAAGAAACTTGAGTAGTCTAATAATTTTCTGTTGGCAAAACAGGTAAAATGTGATATAATTCAGAAATTAGAGATGGTAACTACTTATGTGTTCCTCTTTTGGCCAGGCTGAGTAGTTACCAGAGGTAAAAGAATGCGAAAACAAGGAAGGTCAAAGGATTTTAATAAAATAAGCACCCTCATTAAAAAAGGTGAGGAAATCGGATATGTTACTTATGAAGACCTTGAGGGTGTCTTTACGGACAAGTCCTCCTGGTCGCCTCACCTGGAAGACCTCCTGGCCCAGTTAGAGGAACATAATATAGAGGTCGTTGAGGAGGAGGAAGAGCCGGAAAAAGAAGAGACAGAAGTTACCTGGCCTTATGATCTGGTGAAGACTTATCTTTCTGAGATTGGACGGATACCTGTTTTAAGTGTTGAAGAGGAAATAAATCTGGCTAAAATAATAGAGCAGGGCAAGGAGAGGATCAGGCAAATCGAAATAAAGCTTAGCCTTTCTGTGAGGAGGCTAAAGCGACTCTTCCTTCAGCGACGACAGGAGGATCGAGTGACTAACCCTGAGATTTTATCTTATCTGTCCCGCTTAGGTCAGGAGGAGAAGGACTCCATCTTAACGGAGATTGATTCGGCTGAAAAGCAAATCTTCCGAGCCAAGCAGAGATTTACAGAGGCCAATCTTAGGTTGGTCGTCTCTATTGCCAAAAAATATATTCATCAGAAGGTATCTTTTCTTGATCTGATTGATGAAGGTAATTTGGGGCTGATGAGGGCGGTGGACAAGTTTGACTACAAAGAAGGATTTAGATTCAGCACTTATGCTACCTGGTGGATTAGACAGGCGATCACCAGGGCCTTAGCCGATCAGTCAAGAACCATCAGGATACCGGTTTATATGTCGGAAATAATAAACAAGTGTATCAAAATAACCCGCCAGTTATCTCAAGAATTTGGCCGAGAACCTACTTTGGAAGAGATTGCCGCCCGGATGAAACTTCCGATTACCAGGATTGTGGAGGCAGTAACTATTGCCCAGGAGCCGGCTTCTTTGGAAACACCGGTCGGTTCCAATGGGAGCAGTCAATTAGGCGATATGATCAAGGGGACTTTCTCTCCTCATAATGCTATGTTTTTTAAAATTCTCAGGGATCAGATAAATAAGCTTCTGAATACCCTTAGCGAAAAAGAAGAGCAAACCTTGAGACTCCGATATGGACTGGGTGAAGAGACCCCTCATACCCTTGAAGAAATCGGCAAGATTTTAGGGATAACCAGGGAAAGGGTCAGACAGTTGGAAAACAAGGCTCTTTCAAAACTTCGCAAACTTCAAATTAGCAAGGAACTCCAGGATTTTCTTCACGAAGAAAAATAAAACCGATTGCGGATTTCGGATTTCGGATTTTCGCATTTCGCATTCCGCAATCCGAAATCAAAAGGGGGTGTATAATTTGTTAGACCTTAAAGATTTTATCCGGGATATACCTGATTTTCCCAAAGAGGGGATTCTATTTAAAGACATTACGCCTCTCTGGCAAAATCCGGCGGCCTTTCGTCAAGCTATTGATATGCTGGTCGATCGGTTTAAGGATGAGAAGATCGAGATGATAGTGGGAGCCGAGGCGAGAGGGTTTATTATAGGGGGAGCCCTGGCCTATCGGTTAGGGACAGGACTCATCCCTGTTCGTAAGCCGGGGAAGCTTCCTTATAAGACTATTTCGGCTTCTTATGCCTTAGAGTATGGCACTGATTCTCTGGAGATGCATGTCGATGCCCTATCTCGGGGTCAGAGGGTCTTAATCTTAGATGACCTGCTGGCTACCGGCGGAACAGCTAAGGCGTTAGTGGAACTGGTAGAAAAGGCTAAAGCTAAGGTGGCTGCCATTGCCTTCTTAATAGAATTAACCTTCCTCTATGGCCGAGATAAATTGGAAGGATACGAAGTCTTCTCATTAATGCAGTATTAGAGCTTATCCCAAAACCTCTCCGGCGTGACCAGACACCAGGTTTCTTGAAGAAACCTGGTGTCTTCGTCCTGGTTGGGGAATAGGTAAAGGCGCAGAAATTCCCCAACTTTTAATGTAACTATTCAGCCACCGATGGACACGGATGAAACACTGATTCCTTTAATATATAAGTCCTTTAAATTCAAGTCTTTCTCTTCCAAAATTGGTATCTACTCAAAATCAAGTTGAGAACTTGTCAATTGCGAGCCCGAACGGAGTGAGGGGGCAATCCGTCCTGTTTCGCCTTCGGCTCGCAGTTCTCGCATTACGACATAGCCTCTTCAAGGGTAACTATTCAACTTAGTTTTGAGTAGTTACTCCACTTATTACTGCGAAGATTGTCAAAAATGGTCGGATTGAAAAACCTGAGGAATTCCACTGTTGCCGAAACTGCTCTCAGGCGAAATAAGGGTAGATGATGCGGAGAAATTTCTGAAGAAACGTGGGTTATGAAATACGATCCCGAAATACACCACCGTAGGTCTATTCGTCTGAAGGGATACGATTATTCACAGGCGGGCGCGTATTTTGTCTCTATTGTCACGCAAGACAGGGCGTGTTTATTTGGCGAGGTAGTGGATGATGAGATGC contains:
- a CDS encoding adenine phosphoribosyltransferase; translated protein: MLDLKDFIRDIPDFPKEGILFKDITPLWQNPAAFRQAIDMLVDRFKDEKIEMIVGAEARGFIIGGALAYRLGTGLIPVRKPGKLPYKTISASYALEYGTDSLEMHVDALSRGQRVLILDDLLATGGTAKALVELVEKAKAKVAAIAFLIELTFLYGRDKLEGYEVFSLMQY
- a CDS encoding sigma-70 family RNA polymerase sigma factor, coding for MRKQGRSKDFNKISTLIKKGEEIGYVTYEDLEGVFTDKSSWSPHLEDLLAQLEEHNIEVVEEEEEPEKEETEVTWPYDLVKTYLSEIGRIPVLSVEEEINLAKIIEQGKERIRQIEIKLSLSVRRLKRLFLQRRQEDRVTNPEILSYLSRLGQEEKDSILTEIDSAEKQIFRAKQRFTEANLRLVVSIAKKYIHQKVSFLDLIDEGNLGLMRAVDKFDYKEGFRFSTYATWWIRQAITRALADQSRTIRIPVYMSEIINKCIKITRQLSQEFGREPTLEEIAARMKLPITRIVEAVTIAQEPASLETPVGSNGSSQLGDMIKGTFSPHNAMFFKILRDQINKLLNTLSEKEEQTLRLRYGLGEETPHTLEEIGKILGITRERVRQLENKALSKLRKLQISKELQDFLHEEK